A window of Macadamia integrifolia cultivar HAES 741 unplaced genomic scaffold, SCU_Mint_v3 scaffold823, whole genome shotgun sequence genomic DNA:
ACCTCACATGCCTGAACCCATGCTCGACCGTGACGACCCGGCCTATCATGATTTCATATATTTCACTTCTCACCTACCCAAGTCCAAGGGAATTTTAACAAACACCTTTGAGGCATTAGAGCCGAAAGCAATCAAAGTGATAGCTGAAGGGGCTTGCGTGCCTGACGCTCCGATCCCCCCTGTTTACTACATCGGTCCATTGATCGCGGACGCTCATGGTCGGGCAGAGGGTGGAGATGGTGGCGGCACAGTCGAGTGCTTGTCATGGCTAGACGCGCAACCCAGTCGAAGCGTCGTGTACTTGTGCTTCGGCAGCCGAGGGACTTTTTCTGCGGCGCAGTTGAAGGAGATTGCGATTGGATTGGAGAGAAGCGGGAAGAGATTCTTGTGGGTGGTTCGGAGTCCGCCATTAACGGAAGAAGAAGTAAGAACCAGGAGCTCTGGTAGATATGGGGAACCCGATTTGGGTGCTCTGTTGCCGGAAGGGTTCTTGGGTCGAACGAAGGATAGAGGATTGGTAGTAAAGACATGGGCGCCGCAAGTTGAGGTGCTGAGTCGGGAAGCGGTGGGTGGGTTTGTGACTCATTGCGGGTGGAACTCGGTGTTGGAAGCGGTGTATGCAGGAATGCCAATGGTAGCGTGGCCATTGTATGCAGAGCAGCATCTGAATAGGGCGGTTTTGGTGGAGGATATGAAGGTGGCGATGCCAATTGAGCAGGCGGAGGATGGGTTTGTGAGTGCTGATGAGGTAGAGAAACGGGTCAGAGCGTTGATGGACTcggaaaaagggagagaaattaGAGAACAGATTGGAAAGATGAGAAAGGAAGCCGCAGCGGCGTGGGAAGTGGGTGGGACGTCTCGTGTTGGCTTCACAAAATTGACCGAGTCATGGAACGGGCATAACTAAAACTCGGGGTACCAACCatgtctttttgtttttaactccTTAATCAGCGGTGAGCAGTGAAAAGTGAGTGGAGAGCGATGAATGGTAGTGAGGATTCAATTGGTGTGAAAGCTTCGGTATGCATCCCAATTGTTGGATGCTCATCGCCGCTCACTACCTCCCAGTAGAGGTTTTCTACGCTTACTttatctcacacacacacacacacacacacacacacacacacacacacacacacgttgAGTTTGATGGCAAGGATATCATCCATTATATACAACCACAACGACCATTGGTGATGTTTTATCCCTATCTGCTTCCTTTGtttcaatttcattttactttgttCTGCAGGCTATGTATTGTATTATAATCCTAGCTATGAAGGTCTTTTCTATCATGTGTCTGAGTAATTGATCGATAATTATTTATCGATTTAGTACCTTTGCTTGTCTGAAGCCAATGGTTATACGCATATTTCTACTCGCAAAATTTCCTCTTTACCAAGAAAAACTTCGAGACACATTTCCCCCAGATTGCTTAACAATTAGAACCGACTAAAAACTAGGAGTGCGAAATTGAGTCCAAAATCAAAACTGTACTCAATAAGCCGAATCAAATTGAATAAATTCGATTCAATCAAATTCAGTTCTAGTTATAGCATAGGAACTGACAGTTCAAAACGCAACCAAACTTACTTATTATAAtgtaatatatattataatattactACATTAATATTAGTAttagattttatattataatgtCGATTACGATGGTTTAGGCATGTCCAAAGAAGGTCTTTAGATGTTTCAGTCCGGAGGACTAATCAGATTGAGATGAATGGAGCTAAAAAGGCTAGGGGTAAGCCAAAAATGAacattgatgagttggtaaggaaagaaATGCAAAAGATAAGTCTCCACCCTAGTATGGCATCTAACAGAGATGCATGGAGGGCAAAGATCAGGGTTGCCAATTGTTCATAAATGAAATGTGCctaaagtcttttttttttttttttcttttcctaagttggatctatgtagccaaccCTATTTAATTGGGATAATGTTGAGTTgcttgttatatatatattgttaggaaacatgtccacactccttactatattttggtgttaacaaacaaaaatacgtctttaacttggtttgataaaatgtgattagttTGATGAAAGAGTAATTAGTttaaagaaacacttagaagggtcgaatcaagacatcaaggtttgaattCATATAGACATGGCcttaaagcttaaagacattcaagatccaagatgataaagacattcaagacccaagatgaagataTATCAAGACTCAAGTTGATGAAaacatcaagacccaagatgaaaaCCTTAAGAtggagaatatattttgtaatctgtacacacattgcatatgcacgcacctcatgcatcatactagaatgaccttaggtggtagagtacTCTAGCAAATCTCTGTGAAAACAGATTTACCTGacttaagggcattttgggtaaccttAAAGTTAATATCAAGAAATGAACCTTCTATAAatgttgtaggaaatcgagtcacaaTTTCAACACAACTAGTTTCGGATTAATCTGAGGTCAGacaaaaaagttatggtcaaaacattGTCAACATGTCAGTGTGATAAAATTCTAACATAACAGAATCTGTCAAGCTGGCGATCGATCGGATAGAAGTACCGATCGATCAGAACTATCCGAAACCATAGCTGATCGACCGGTAGAAAGTCTCGATCGACCGGTGCCTCCTTGGAAAAGCTCCAATGGTTATTTTTTTACCTCAATGACTCTTTTCGATCGACTGGATACCAATGGAGGTCGATCGGTGGTCTCAGAATACGATCGTTGGAGCCTGATtttctgcctaaaatgcttcactgagctcacctataaatacccaagccgctcttaattaaatatgaattaagaaagagGATTAAGAGTAtcattgtaagcattcaagagtcattaagattattctatcctacttgagttgttcgattactccaatcccaacaaaagactcaagtctcaatcaagtcctctactctctcctgtgtaagtcaaagccgtaaaagaggactttacaaaaggtgcatcattcatctatcattctcatcatttgcgccacacttgaggtattcctcttattccactactccATAGTTATTTCTGTTGTTACAATTTTagattgtacttaggattgtaaggattctcttatcctgaaaagaggaaggtgtctctctacctccaaaagagattgtaagggtgtctctctgcctataaaggggatttgtaaggatactttTATCcgtgaaaaaaattataaaggtttttcttccctacttaccatactgaaagggagatctagtggaataccttacaagtggattcttgtagggagtggactagactcagattgagtcgaaccattataaatcttgtgttgtgtgattgtccTACTTTTCTTATTCCACATCGTTTTTACTTTGCAATCACATttgggacctatacatcaaattttcactagtataacctatacATCCCCCTCTAGATTATTTCAATTGgaatcagagcgggagctcaatttatttaagactatattgTCTTAAAAGTGAGTAAAGACCATGgtcacattccaaggaccaccagaaggcatgaacacctcgagacccccttactttaatggagagaacttttctttctggaagtgcagattcaaaaactttgtgtgtggtcacaacattcttatatggagagccatagagaatggaccatacaccatcaccaaaatagttgatggaaagacaatACCAAAATATGAAAGGGAATGAACagctgaagacatcactctcACCGGTACAATTTTCGTGCAATCATGTTCATTCAATGTGTCCTCAACGAACAAGAGTTCAACtgagtcatagcatgtgacacagctaaagagatttgggatatgcttcttgtcacatatgaaggtacagcagaggttaaagaaagaaaggtagatcaacttgtttctgattacgaatcattctttatgaaagagaatgaattaataacttctatgtttataAGATTTACTGACATTGTGAACAGTCTCAAAAGTTTAGGCAaaacttatactaacgctgaaaaagtcagaaaaatcttaagagccttgccagcagcttggagacccaaaaaaacagcaatagaagaagccaaagacttgacgaaaatctctttggactacttgcttggatccctacaaactcatgaagtagagttgaacaccgacaaaccaaatcctaagaacaaaaagagaaccatagctctaaaatcaactcaaactatcgaagaagtaagcgatgatgaagaagatgaagaatttgatatggaaaaagaaattttactcatcacgaggaagtttaacaagttcctcaaaaagaaaggaagatttcaacacaagaacaaatcctacggagacaaatcctatgggggaaaaggtaaatctaaaattaaacccaaggaaatctcttctaaagatatattctattttgagtgcagaaagccaggacacttcagaaccgaatgcccacataaaccaaagaagaaggcttatgcagctacatgggactcaagtgatgaagaggagaaaagtgaatttggagaagaagtcaccaacctcgccttgataGCTATCGGAGATAAAGAATAAGAGGTATGTCAAACTCAACCTGAATACTTAATAAGATTCTAATGAGGAGCTTCAAGAAGCATTCGAGGCCTTGTATAAAGAAAGTATCAAATTAAAATCTGATAAGAATGAACTTGAAAAGGAGGTTGAcgcactaaataagagagtggatgcactaacctcaaaggtgagtgaactggaggaagaaaacttcaagttgaactccaccctttgCACCTTCACCCAAGGACAaaggaaccttgacaatcttcttggatCTTAAAGAAAAGGTccaaataaaagagaaggactgggttacaaTGGACAAAATTTATCTAGAAGTGAGAATCCAAGGAGGGTTGACCAAAGAagccaaccatccacctcttacattaaatgtagtttttacAAAAAGACAGGACATTCCATAAACTAGTGTCACTCtaataaaaggaagaaacccaattctcaaactGAGATACCAAGAGTTAGTCATGCCTACTATtaccctaagaaggcaatataggtctcaagaaGACTCTAGGCCTATTcctaggtatagaaaatcccaacctcaaaTAGAATACTCTATTGCGAGGCCCCAAAGACAATACCAAGGGTATGAGAACTACCCtcgggagacttatagaccacaagggaaataccaagaCCAAGGATCctatagatttcaaagatactatactcctcaaagatcaaatggatcttaaaCATCAGAAGACTcaaaagaaacccaaagtcaTCCCAAAGATAAAACTAaagacctaaaaagtacaaaaccatttgggttccagtagaaaagtttgacactaacaataatggacccatgagattatggggatcaatgtacgattaaatttttgttctaggtttgcttgaagaataaggtggaagctgaatgggtcatcgatagtggatgctccaaacacatgacatccaacaaaaacctat
This region includes:
- the LOC122070114 gene encoding UDP-glycosyltransferase 88F3-like, which codes for MQDTIVLYPSTGMGHLVSMVELGKLILRHNHHLSVRVLLTTSPHEPSTTTSYTNHITRTNPSLTFHRFPPLSTPQDTSPTRSGAAIAFEFLRLNTPNVLNALQSISTTSTIKAFVIDLFCTSSLHVASDLNIPTYYFFTSGAAVLVAFLYLPTLHKQNTQSYKDLTDTYFHFPGLPPIRAPHMPEPMLDRDDPAYHDFIYFTSHLPKSKGILTNTFEALEPKAIKVIAEGACVPDAPIPPVYYIGPLIADAHGRAEGGDGGGTVECLSWLDAQPSRSVVYLCFGSRGTFSAAQLKEIAIGLERSGKRFLWVVRSPPLTEEEVRTRSSGRYGEPDLGALLPEGFLGRTKDRGLVVKTWAPQVEVLSREAVGGFVTHCGWNSVLEAVYAGMPMVAWPLYAEQHLNRAVLVEDMKVAMPIEQAEDGFVSADEVEKRVRALMDSEKGREIREQIGKMRKEAAAAWEVGGTSRVGFTKLTESWNGHN